DNA sequence from the Bacteroidota bacterium genome:
AAAGATGGCATACATTTATGCCATTCTGGCGGTCACCTGCTGGTCGACCATAGGCTCGGCTTTCAAGCTTACCCTGCGTTATGCCGGCTATATCGAAATACTGCTTTATTCATCGCTCATTGCCAGTATCATACTTTTCATCATACTTATTTTCCAGGAAAAAGCGCATCTCCTTTGGAAAAGCAGTGCCACAGACATCGGCCGTTCGGCTTTGTTCGGCTTCCTGAATCCTTTTCTGTATTATATGATCCTGGTAAAGGCTTACGAATTGCTGCAGGCCCAGGAAGCTGTTGCCCTGAACTACACCTGGCCTATTGCACTGGTGCTGCTTTCGATACCGGTACTGAAGCAAAAAATAGGCCTGCGTAGCATTGTCGCCTTGTTTGTGAGTTTTGCCGGAATCGTGATCATTATAACCCGGGGCAACTTCACATCCCTGAACCTCTCAAACGGTACGGGAATTGCGCTGGCCCTCGGCAGCTCCATAGTCTGGGCAGCATACTGGATCCTGAACATGAAAGATCAGCGTGATGAGATTCCTAAACTTCTGTTGAATTTCTTTTTTGGTTTTATCTACACGCTGTTCGCTGCCATTTTCACAGGAAACCTCAGGATACTACCCTGGGAAGGTTATGCCGGTGTCGTTTACATCGGGTTCTTTGAGATGGGCATCACCTTTGCTTTGTGGCTAATAGCATTGAAACTTTCGGAGACCACGGCCAGGGTCAGCAACCTGATTTTCCTCTCCCCTTTTCTGTCGCTGTTGATCATCTCCATCGCCGTGGGTGAAAAGATATTACTTTCGACCTTCCTTGGGTTGATTTTCATCGTTGGGGGCATCATCCTGCAAAGGTTCAGCGGCACTAAATCCAAAATGCCAAAATCCGCTTGATAAAGCTTGTTATCTTTGCAACATGGCAAAAAAGACGGTAGCTTTCCAGACTTTGGGTTGTAAGTTGAATTTTTCCGAATCCTCGACCATATCCAGGATGATGCGGGAGGAGGGCTATGAAGTGGTTGAAACCAAGGAGAAGGCTGATGTTTATGTCATACACACCTGCATGGTAACCGGTCCGGCTGAGAAAAAATGCCGTGCAGCCATACGCCAGGCCAAACGCAGGAATCCCGGGGCCACTGTAGCAGTGATAGGCTGTCTTGCCCAACTGCGCGCTGATGAGGTGCTTTCCATGCCCGAAGCAGACATCGTACTCGGGAATTACAATAAATATGAACTTTCGGGATTTCTGAAGCAGTTTGAAGAGAACGGCCATAAGATCAACGCTGTAAGCGGTTCCTGGAAAGACCCCTATTACCATCCGGCATATTCAGGAGGGGACAGAACACGTACCTTCCTGAAGATCCAGGACGGGTGCGATTATTTCTGCTCCTACTGCACCATTCCCCTGGCCCGGGGCAGGAGCCGCAGCCTCTCTATTGGGGAGACTCTTACACTGGCTCAGGAAGCTATTGATGGCGGTGCAAAAGAGATCGTGCTCACCGGAGTGAATATCGG
Encoded proteins:
- a CDS encoding DMT family transporter, with product MAYIYAILAVTCWSTIGSAFKLTLRYAGYIEILLYSSLIASIILFIILIFQEKAHLLWKSSATDIGRSALFGFLNPFLYYMILVKAYELLQAQEAVALNYTWPIALVLLSIPVLKQKIGLRSIVALFVSFAGIVIIITRGNFTSLNLSNGTGIALALGSSIVWAAYWILNMKDQRDEIPKLLLNFFFGFIYTLFAAIFTGNLRILPWEGYAGVVYIGFFEMGITFALWLIALKLSETTARVSNLIFLSPFLSLLIISIAVGEKILLSTFLGLIFIVGGIILQRFSGTKSKMPKSA